The Montipora capricornis isolate CH-2021 chromosome 3, ASM3666992v2, whole genome shotgun sequence genome window below encodes:
- the LOC138042194 gene encoding uncharacterized protein, producing MAFRDVRNLLLLSHNDGTINDEEFLVLDDLYVCKNADFPYDSYTPFDLEELDESECLAEFGFRKRDIPRLYNVLQIPDTLTCNQRSVCDGVEGLCMLLKRLSYPCRYGDMMFVRFVKPVPVLSMVTNQMIYYVYNTHGHKVLQWNHQVLSPANLQSYVDAITAKGTPLPNCFGFIDGTVRPISRPGEHQRILYNGHKRIHALKFQSVALPNGLIGNLYGPVDKL from the coding sequence ATGGCATTTAGAGACGTTCGCAATCTTCTTCTTTTAAGCCATAACGATGGAACGATCAATGACGAAGAATTTCTTGTTCTTGACGACCTCTACGTTTGCAAAAATGCAGACTTTCCATACGACTCATACACGCCTTTTGATCTAGAAGAACTCGACGAATCTGAGTGTTTGGCGGAATTTGGCTTCCGAAAGCGAGATATTCCACGGCTGTACAATGTTTTACAAATTCCTGACACTCTTACCTGTAACCAGCGCTCGGTGTGCGATGGAGTTGAAGGCCTTTGTATGCTACTTAAGCGCTTGTCATATCCATGCAGATATGGAGATATGATGTTCGTTCGATTTGTGAAACCCGTGCCAGTGCTCAGCATGGTTACTAACCAGATGATCTATTATGTTTACAATACTCATGGCCACAAGGTTTTGCAATGGAACCATCAAGTCTTGAGCCCTGCAAACTTACAAAGCTATGTTGATGCTATCACAGCTAAAGGAACGCCATTACCAAATTGCTTTGGATTTATTGATGGCACGGTGAGGCCTATATCCAGGCCTGGAGAACACCAGAGAATCCTCTACAATGGGCACAAAAGGATACATGCCCTGAAATTCCAGAGCGTTGCTTTGCCCAATGGCTTAATTGGAAACTTGTATGGCCCAGTTGATAAGTTGTAG